The Methanothermobacter tenebrarum genome has a window encoding:
- a CDS encoding nicotinate phosphoribosyltransferase yields the protein MVGNRRFFFFSAQHDEIDKVTDIYFVKTLRILEDLGLEDTLVKAEVFAGADGVFCGLVEVLNLLEDSECKIYSLEEGERFSKKEVVLRIEGRYSEFGLYETAILGVLASSSGWATAAHKCKEAAGDKPVVCFGSRHVHPSVAPVMERAARVGGADGVSCVLAAEILGVKPLGTVPHAAMLIAGSTERIATTYDKIMPEDEPRIIPVDTFKDEAQESLDIARILGKRLDGVRLDTPKERGGVTPDLVREVRKRLDLEGFSHVKIFVSGGLNPEKIRVLGEAGADAFGVGWYISATPPIEMTMDIKEVDGKPVAKRGRIPGITENKRLKRVK from the coding sequence ATGGTGGGGAATAGGCGGTTTTTTTTTTTTTCGGCTCAGCATGATGAGATAGATAAGGTAACTGATATTTATTTTGTAAAGACTTTGAGGATATTGGAGGATTTGGGATTGGAGGATACGCTTGTTAAGGCGGAGGTGTTTGCGGGGGCGGATGGTGTATTCTGTGGACTAGTTGAAGTTTTGAATTTATTGGAGGATTCTGAGTGTAAAATATATTCTTTAGAGGAGGGTGAAAGGTTTTCGAAGAAGGAGGTTGTCTTGAGGATTGAGGGGAGGTATTCGGAGTTTGGGTTGTATGAAACCGCAATCTTAGGGGTGTTGGCAAGTTCTTCTGGCTGGGCTACGGCAGCCCATAAGTGTAAGGAGGCTGCTGGTGACAAGCCTGTTGTATGTTTTGGTTCGAGGCATGTGCACCCTTCTGTGGCGCCAGTCATGGAGAGGGCGGCGAGGGTGGGTGGCGCGGATGGTGTTAGTTGTGTTTTGGCCGCCGAGATCCTGGGGGTTAAACCATTAGGTACTGTGCCCCATGCCGCCATGCTAATAGCTGGTAGTACTGAAAGGATAGCCACCACTTATGATAAGATAATGCCAGAGGATGAGCCTAGGATAATCCCTGTAGACACCTTTAAGGATGAAGCGCAAGAATCATTGGATATTGCGAGGATACTTGGCAAAAGATTGGATGGGGTCCGCTTAGACACGCCAAAGGAGAGGGGTGGTGTGACGCCTGATCTAGTGCGTGAAGTTAGGAAGAGATTGGATCTTGAAGGGTTTTCACATGTTAAAATATTCGTGTCTGGCGGGTTAAACCCTGAGAAAATAAGAGTGCTTGGCGAGGCAGGGGCTGACGCGTTTGGCGTTGGATGGTATATTTCAGCCACTCCTCCAATTGAAATGACAATGGATATAAAAGAGGTGGATGGGAAGCCCGTGGCTAAGAGGGGTAGGATACCTGGGATAACAGAAAATAAGAGGTTGAAGAGGGTTAAATAG
- a CDS encoding ABC transporter permease gives MGEIEGIYTIWLREMKRFLRYRSRIVTSIVTPLLWLIIFGTGLGASVRFGGIPGGYRAFIYPGIIGQTILFTSIFSGVSVIIDRQYGFLKEILVAPISRPSIVLGKALGISTASMIQTTILLILSFIVEITMTPACFITTMILSLIISLGFGGLGLLIAAFTDSMEGFNLIMSFIVLPIFLLSGALFPITGLPIWLKNAVYMNPLTYGVDALRYIILHRSVFPLAINILVVTIFAIIMVLLAAFMFNVKEQSLM, from the coding sequence ATGGGTGAAATAGAAGGCATCTACACCATATGGTTAAGGGAAATGAAAAGATTCCTACGTTACAGATCAAGGATAGTCACCTCCATAGTAACGCCACTCCTCTGGCTAATCATATTCGGAACAGGACTCGGAGCTTCAGTAAGATTCGGGGGAATCCCAGGAGGATACAGAGCATTCATCTACCCGGGCATAATAGGCCAAACCATACTATTCACAAGCATATTCTCAGGAGTCTCTGTAATAATAGACAGACAATACGGTTTCCTCAAAGAAATACTGGTAGCCCCGATATCGAGACCGTCAATAGTCCTTGGAAAGGCCCTGGGCATAAGCACGGCCTCAATGATACAAACAACCATCCTACTAATACTATCATTCATCGTGGAAATTACAATGACGCCAGCATGTTTCATCACTACAATGATACTTTCATTGATAATATCATTAGGCTTCGGCGGCCTAGGATTGTTGATAGCAGCATTCACAGATAGCATGGAAGGATTCAACCTTATAATGAGTTTCATAGTATTGCCAATATTCCTCCTTAGCGGCGCCCTATTCCCTATAACAGGACTGCCAATTTGGCTGAAAAATGCGGTTTACATGAACCCTTTAACTTATGGAGTGGACGCTCTACGCTACATAATACTTCACAGGTCAGTGTTCCCATTAGCTATTAACATACTTGTAGTGACAATATTTGCTATTATAATGGTCCTATTAGCAGCTTTCATGTTCAATGTCAAAGAACAAAGCCTAATGTAA
- a CDS encoding ATP-binding cassette domain-containing protein, with translation MDYIIETEKITKKYDNFTAVDKVDLKVPEEDIYAILGPNGAGKTTLISMLCTILKPTSGTAKVNGHDVIKEPEKVRASIGIVFQSRALDDMLTGREHLEMHAALYGVPKRIREKRIEEVLELIALGEKADEYVKTYSGGMKRRLEIGRGLIHHPRVLFLDEPTLGLDPQTRESIWKYIKQLNREEKVTVLLTTHYMEEADKLCDKVAIMNRGKIIKADTPAKLKRELKADTIKIKTNKPREFADKIIELAGVKEAYNTGSMIKLMVERGENLIPAIVNFATQQGFQIKSVELEHPTLEDVFIKYTGTRIK, from the coding sequence ATGGATTACATCATCGAAACAGAAAAAATAACCAAAAAATATGACAACTTCACAGCAGTGGACAAAGTAGACTTGAAAGTACCAGAGGAGGACATCTACGCGATACTAGGACCCAACGGGGCCGGTAAAACAACCCTAATATCAATGTTGTGCACAATACTCAAGCCAACAAGCGGCACGGCGAAAGTGAACGGACACGACGTCATCAAGGAACCAGAGAAGGTAAGAGCATCCATAGGCATAGTATTCCAATCCAGGGCACTCGATGACATGCTAACAGGAAGAGAACACCTAGAAATGCACGCAGCATTATACGGAGTCCCTAAGAGAATAAGGGAAAAAAGGATAGAGGAAGTGCTAGAACTGATAGCCCTCGGAGAAAAAGCCGACGAATATGTTAAAACATACTCAGGTGGCATGAAACGCAGACTAGAAATAGGAAGAGGACTCATACACCACCCAAGGGTCCTATTCCTAGATGAGCCAACACTAGGCTTGGATCCCCAGACACGCGAAAGCATCTGGAAATACATAAAACAACTCAACAGAGAAGAAAAGGTAACAGTACTACTCACAACACACTATATGGAAGAAGCCGACAAACTCTGCGACAAAGTAGCCATAATGAACCGTGGAAAAATCATAAAAGCAGACACACCAGCAAAACTCAAAAGAGAACTAAAAGCAGACACGATAAAAATAAAAACCAACAAGCCCAGAGAATTCGCAGATAAGATCATAGAATTAGCTGGGGTGAAAGAAGCTTACAATACCGGGAGCATGATAAAACTCATGGTAGAAAGGGGAGAAAACCTCATACCAGCGATAGTAAACTTCGCAACACAACAAGGCTTCCAGATAAAATCAGTGGAACTAGAACATCCAACACTCGAAGACGTCTTCATAAAATATACAGGAACCAGGATAAAGTGA
- the kaiC gene encoding circadian clock protein KaiC gives MRESPRPVDKTPTGIWGVDIITRGGLPRGRNTLVFGGPGTGKTFFAMEFLVNGASVYDEPGVMVSFEESEDNIIENFRSDDLLRELIRENKIFIEDFSSTKDFESGDYSLEALFMRLDRLDDAIKRVGAKRIVLDKIDNLFSHFEKKAIIRSELLQLIEWLNSRGLTSVFTTGENPYGGAAHGLEEYVSDCVIHLKHRYKDHIGTRYMTIKKYRGSEHGLNEYPMLINSKGLSLFPITSLRLDYTVSRRIVSSGIPELDNILGGGFYQGSSVLISGTSGTGKTSFVAKFAYEACERGERCLLFANEEPADQIIRNMASVGIDLEKFSSHNLLIHSERPTTLGLEAHLTAMQDLVREFEPDHVIIDPISALTEAGFGVKDLFVRFTDFLKNRKITSILTYLTKGGSPLTTTEIHLSSLIDTWVILQQVEKGGYYANILRVLKSRGLKHSKKPVEFKLTSKGIKILGGE, from the coding sequence ATGAGAGAGTCTCCTAGGCCTGTTGATAAGACTCCGACTGGTATTTGGGGTGTTGATATTATTACCAGGGGTGGTTTGCCTCGTGGCCGTAATACTCTTGTTTTTGGAGGTCCTGGTACGGGTAAAACGTTTTTTGCCATGGAGTTTCTGGTTAATGGTGCTAGTGTTTATGATGAGCCTGGTGTGATGGTAAGTTTTGAAGAGAGTGAGGATAATATTATTGAAAATTTCAGGTCTGATGATTTGCTCAGGGAGCTTATAAGGGAGAATAAGATTTTTATAGAAGATTTTTCATCTACTAAAGATTTTGAGAGTGGTGATTATAGTTTAGAGGCTTTGTTCATGCGTCTTGATCGTCTTGATGATGCTATAAAGAGGGTGGGTGCCAAAAGGATAGTGCTCGACAAGATCGATAACCTATTTTCACACTTTGAAAAGAAAGCGATCATAAGGTCCGAGCTTTTACAACTTATAGAATGGTTGAATAGCAGGGGACTTACAAGTGTGTTTACAACTGGTGAAAATCCTTATGGTGGGGCGGCCCATGGCCTTGAGGAGTATGTATCAGATTGTGTTATCCATCTTAAACATCGTTATAAAGATCATATTGGCACCCGGTATATGACAATAAAAAAGTATAGGGGTTCTGAGCATGGTTTGAACGAATATCCGATGCTCATAAACTCTAAAGGTTTGTCATTGTTCCCTATAACATCTCTTAGACTTGATTATACTGTGAGTCGTAGGATTGTGTCAAGTGGTATCCCTGAACTTGACAATATACTTGGCGGCGGATTTTATCAGGGGTCATCTGTGCTTATCTCAGGGACTAGTGGGACTGGTAAAACAAGTTTTGTGGCCAAATTTGCCTATGAAGCCTGTGAGAGAGGTGAAAGGTGTCTTTTATTTGCTAATGAGGAGCCTGCGGATCAGATAATCCGTAACATGGCCTCTGTTGGGATAGATCTTGAAAAGTTTAGTAGTCACAATCTCCTGATCCATTCTGAAAGACCCACTACATTGGGCCTAGAAGCTCATTTGACGGCTATGCAGGATCTTGTACGTGAATTCGAACCAGACCATGTTATAATAGATCCTATATCCGCGCTTACAGAGGCCGGTTTTGGCGTGAAAGACCTTTTTGTAAGGTTCACAGATTTCTTGAAGAATCGTAAGATAACCTCTATCTTAACATACCTTACAAAAGGTGGTTCGCCCTTGACAACTACAGAAATACACTTGTCCTCTCTCATAGATACTTGGGTTATACTCCAACAAGTAGAAAAAGGGGGATATTATGCTAATATTTTAAGGGTG